A genomic segment from Bryobacteraceae bacterium encodes:
- a CDS encoding DUF3124 domain-containing protein has product MQTRAASTVLAACAIALAACSQTPETEKKEGSGHSVLAPLPDAAGYVPRIGKLVYVPVYSNIYWGFDGQSTELAATLSIRNVNLKHPIVVHSVKYYDSAGTLVREYVHAPSTLAPMSTADFVIQRRDTTGGPGANFLVQWSSPFDIDEPLIESVMIGQHGNAGISFSGMGRVLPKASEELFPIPGRGPSQPNRER; this is encoded by the coding sequence ATGCAGACTCGCGCCGCTTCCACCGTCCTCGCCGCCTGCGCCATCGCCTTGGCCGCCTGCAGCCAGACGCCGGAGACCGAAAAGAAGGAAGGCAGCGGCCACTCCGTCCTCGCCCCGCTCCCCGATGCCGCCGGCTACGTCCCCCGCATCGGCAAGCTCGTCTACGTCCCCGTCTACTCGAACATCTACTGGGGGTTCGACGGCCAGTCCACGGAACTCGCCGCCACGCTCAGCATCCGCAACGTCAACCTCAAGCACCCCATCGTTGTTCATTCCGTGAAGTACTACGATTCCGCCGGAACCCTCGTCCGCGAGTACGTCCACGCCCCGTCCACGCTCGCTCCCATGTCCACCGCCGATTTCGTCATCCAGCGCCGCGACACCACCGGAGGGCCCGGCGCCAACTTCCTTGTCCAATGGTCCAGCCCCTTCGATATTGATGAGCCCCTCATCGAATCCGTCATGATCGGCCAGCACGGCAACGCCGGCATCTCCTTCAGCGGGATGGGACGAGTCCTGCCCAAGGCCAGCGAAGAGCTGTTCCCGATCCCCGGCCGCGGCCCATCCCAACCGAACCGCGAGCGCTAG